The Epinephelus lanceolatus isolate andai-2023 chromosome 12, ASM4190304v1, whole genome shotgun sequence genome segment TTGTAGTCACCCTGGGTCAAGTGCCCCCTCATGAGATTGGTGCGCCGGGCCCTTAGGTCAGCCAACCAAATCCACTAAACCTATCTGAGACTTGCCTGTCATCTCTCTGATAACGtcagcaacaaaagaaaatccAAACACAACTTAAAGTTCATGCTATTGTGTGGTCCACTCTCTCCTATCATTAATTAATGACTTAACTTTACACTGTTCACACaaataataacacaaataaGTGCTTTTTAATAACCTCAAAGACACAGGGAACACTGTGGTTGAGGGCCTGGATCTGTTGTTGCAGTTTGTTAGTTACATCTGCCATATTTTGATATTACTTTTTATGTAAGAAATGTAAGAGTTGTGTCATTCAGGgctaaaataaaatctgaaacGGTTCTGTATGAGACATTCAGAGCATGAATATAGCAGCAAATCACTATTTGCTACGTAAAGCTATAGTGGCCTCCTGAGAAGAGACGCTTCCTGTGTTATTGtgatctgagcttctctgtggtttgttgttttgttagtgcatgtgtgtatcccactgacTAGCTCATTGCTGCCGCTTTGCACTGCCCTGATATGGCGGCAACTCCTGATAGCAGGATGGCATTGTTGCGGAAGTGTAGCACCCACCCTCCTGGTTAACACGGCAGCtgagccacctccatgttgagaagcACAAAGAGCGCCTTTAaaataagataaactttatggATACCTCATTAGGTTGTTACAGCAGCTCAAGACTTaaagagcaaaagaaaaaatactaattaaaataaaaatacaacatttgaTCCGATTTATCGATGGTATATTGTTTGGGTTTAAAATTCATTTGTGTTTCACTTAATTATAGCACCTAAATGACGAACTGAGAGCTCATAGATTGgtctcaacttttttttctcgGCACTCAAAATACCAAACTACAGTGCTAAGACTGCATAACATGAGATAATACAGACCTTTATTCATCCCAAAGGAAATTCGTGTGCCACagattgctcaaaaatgacgacAAGATAAGACGAGAAGTAGCAGAGTAATAAATGTAAAGTGTATAAGCTGTAAAGCCAACAAAAGTGCATAATAGAGTCTACTGAATGCTGGTTGTAGTGTGGCATGTACTACAACTCTcttgatttttcttttgatattGAATGTGCCAAAAATCTCTGCAATTTCACGCACGAttacaaatttaaaaattaaagatCTGATATGATAATGACAATGTACAACCTACCTCTGCAGAGTAACACCTCACAGGTATGCCAAAGGCTCGAGCCAACCCAAAGTCGGCCAGCTTCAACTCCCCGTTCTATAGACAGAGACACAAGTGAACACATCATAAACCATAGCCTCTACAGTCCATCAGATTTAGCTTTACATGTCACACATGTTGTTACTGATTTCAAGTCTGTAGCTTCTTCAGCCTTTAAGACAAAGTCCAAATGCACCTGAACACTCACTCTGTTTATGAGGAGATTCTGCGGCTTCAGATCTCTGTGAAGAACGTTTCGACTGTGACAGAAGGCCAAGCCTTTCAACAGCTGATACATGAATGACTGCATCGAAGGGAAAAAGCAGTTAATTCAAAGTTTCATGAGATGTACAGACATGACAACCAGAAGCTAAAAATGATGCTATCAACAAACCAAGCTGTTCACACAGTATGCGTTTGAGCAGGCATGCTGTCCTTGGTTAAACTCTCACCTTCACAGTTTCAGGATCTAGGTCCCCATTGCAGCTGTCAAAATACTTCTTCAAATCCTGTATATGATAAGAGACACATTAGCCTCAGATggcacacaataaaacaaactgtaTGTTTATGATGACTCTCTCTCACCTGATCGCAATATTCAAAAACCAAGGTTAACTTCTTGTCACTGTGCAAAACATCATGTAGTCTGCAGGAGACAGAACAGCTTTAAGTTGATGGTTGTTGACATCCTGCTTAAATGCAACCTGCTCAGCATTTTAACTCCTCTGACAGACAGTGACACAGTTTGGGCAGCAGACTGACCTGACTATGTTTTTATGCTTTAGTTCCTTCAGGAGACAGATTTCTCTCAGAGCTGAACTTGGCACCCCCTGAGAGAGATGACACCCACAGTGATTAgcactagcatgctaacagctTGCTAGCAAATACTGAAATAAGAATTAGGTTGTTTTGAGAACATACCTCGTCGTCGTCGTCCAACCTGACCCTCTTCAAAGCCACAATTTCGTgggtttctctgtttttggccTTGAAAACTGTCCCGTACGTTCCTACGGAGCATAATAACGATTAGTTAAATCAGTTATCGTATTGATGAATGGCATAGCAACGGCTACGTAGCTACCTAGCTACCTAGCTTGCGTTAATATCGTAAAAGCAGGCAGGCATACATCTTCTGACAGATCTTGTCACAAACACATACTCGTGTAAGAAAAACCCGTACACACAGCTTTGTATATGGTTAACTAGGGAATGAGTTAACGTAGGCACAAAGCTCACAatatagctaacgttagctagctactcAACTACAAGAATGCTAGGTTAGCAAACCAGGCTAGCTAATATCAACGTAACTTTATCAAAAGCGTATGAAACTTACCCTCTCCGATTTTTTCAAGCTTTTCATATTTCTGCATGTTTGGCCAGTGAAGCCAGCCCCTGGGCGAGCTAGCAAACCAATGACTGATTAAAGCCCCAAACTGGGGTAAATAATGTTGTGatagctagcgttagcttgaAGCTATCTGCACTCACTTGCTCCTGGTCGGTCTGCAGCCAAGCTCGTCTTGTTGGTCATCTAGAGGCCAAAAGTTGAACTGCAACTGTCTCGAAAAACCAGACCAGGCTCAACAAACAGCagaatgcagcaatgtctttctCATGATTAGAAGCAGAAGCAGTTCTCTGTTTGTGCCTAGTTTTGTTGCAGAGTTAGGTTTTTAAAAGATCAAAATGGCTGTGTGCAGGGGGTAAACTGGTCCACATTTACAGTTCTCCTCAGACTCTTCACATTGACCCACTTTAGTCATAGATAACAATGTGAGGGATGTGTGTAGGCAACTGTACAGGACTATGTGGTATCTTAAATGTGTTTCCCTTACTTAAATTGATCATTTGTAAACTAATCTTACACTGAAAATGGATTCCACTAGGAGGCTGTCAGGCTATATGTTAATATACTTTGAATTATTAATTACAGACAGCCTAATTTGTCTGCTTAATGATGCAAACAGTATGTTAAAGGGAGACAGATCTATGTGTTTGACTTGTTTCATTTGACAAATGAGCCCACAATACAACTAATGATAGTGATGGCTAATATTCACCAGTGTGCAAGACTTTGTGTCAGCGAACATACTGTACAGACACACAAGGGCATCAACGTAATACTACACTCAAAATCATACATACACTCTTGGGATAAAACACTAGTTTCCAGCATCTGTATAACAGATTTCAATGGCGACAATTTGCTCAAAATATTTTCCCTCCTGTTAGTTATAGTAAGATGACAGCTTTAAAAGACAGTTCACGGTTACTTCGTGCATACAGGAGGTAACACTGGTGCCAAaaacagcagctctactcctGGTATCACATCTAAACAAAATGGATGATTGTAGGGAGCAACTAAAGTGGACATTCCatttctgctttttttaaatcctgCAGTGAATTGGAGAATTTTAACTGTGTGATCACTAACAGAGATGACACTACCCACAGAGCATATATTGCTCACTGTTTAGGTTCAGTGTTTAGTGTCTTTAACCCTGTATTCACGACAAAACATGGAGTTCATGTCTATTATGATCCactaaaataaagggaacaAAACAGTATATTCTCATTAaaacaaagtttattttttctaCCACAATATAATTGATCATTCTATACAGAATAAGAGAAAACAGTGTTGTGAAATTCACATTTAAAGCTGAGGCAGGCAGTGTTATCTGGCGTCACTGGGCAAATTCCCAGAATAACCTTtgagcatgttgtaattaaaGTGGTCTGAAAGAAAACAAGACTTGTGTACATTCTGTTGGCTCTGGCCATTTTCAGGAAGAGCGTGTTCTACAAATACAAACATGCATGCGTTCTTTGGGTGAAACCCTGATTCAGTGGCGTAGAATCCCAAAGAAAAATAGCTGCAATTCAAGCAGGCCAATAACTGTCTGCACTGTAGAGCAACACCATAAAAGGACGACAGAATCTGAGGAGAGTCTGACAACAAGCAAGATAAAACACGTCAATATCGGTGAAGCACGGAGAGAAAATGCTAAGCATAGTCAGAGGCTTAAGACTGCAGCTAattcaagttcatgtttatgtgGCTAGTAGTGATGCGTGGGTCAACCCACATCCTGAGGGTCTGGTAGGTTTGGGTGAGCTTACTAGAAAATACAATGAATTTTGGGCAGGCGAGTCAAATTacaacttaaagaaacactgaatgcaataatccaccttccaccttctcttccttacctctgtctcactctcaaacacacacacatgcaagcagCTTTATTATCAACACTGCTGtgctcagtctgtctctgtccttgtctcAGTCCTGACCACTGTGCTACTATAATGCATGTAGTTGATAGTTTGGGGTCAAGTTTGGCTTGTTGATTAACGTATGTGTTTGCAGGTCGGGTGGGTGTGAGTGTAAAAAAACCTTGACCCCTACAGTGTGTCCTCGGGCTCTGTCCCTgccgctacagaccacctcgctGGGAGGAGCGCAGGTAGCAGCCTTTGAGACAGACCCCAAGTCAGCGGCTGCAGCAACTAGAACCCAGCCAGCACCAGGGAACCACACTGCTCCGACTCACCGACTCCGTTGCTGCTATCATGCAGGTTAGACCCAGGGCTAAATTTGAGTTACTACAGCAGCTTGAGTTCCCGTATATAGCGGGTGCAGATCTGGTGgaaggggcttaggacagagaggggagagctgcaggacgagtgtatattttcaaattctgctgGTTTTTGCCGTTTCCAGAAAACTGCATACCTCAGCTTTAAGTTTAATACAGTACAGTAGTGTAGTTTGTTCATCATCACAGGCCGATCCTGCTGGTCCACTTATaaatttacatacatacattttggaGTTTGTTGTAAAACTAGGCAGAGCTGGTAGATTTACATTACATGTTTTACATAATTTATCTGTTGAGGTAAACCTTTCCTATGAATTCATTTAAAAAGACATTTCATTACTCAGTGTAGATCTACAGTAAACACGCTTTAGTGTGTTCATTTCTTCCCCTCGGCTCTTTGCCTGCGGATCAGATCAGAGTAAAGTCCTCCTTTGCTCAGCAGTTCCAAGTGAGTCCCAGCCTTAAAAAGACAAGAGGAAGCTGTTAGATATAATTAAAACTTATTCTACACACTCAGCACATTGAGATGGAAGCGAccaatatatatgtataaattaCTGAACATGGAATCAAGCAAATTCTCTTTAGTG includes the following:
- the cdk5 gene encoding cyclin-dependent kinase 5 — its product is MQKYEKLEKIGEGTYGTVFKAKNRETHEIVALKRVRLDDDDEGVPSSALREICLLKELKHKNIVRLHDVLHSDKKLTLVFEYCDQDLKKYFDSCNGDLDPETVKSFMYQLLKGLAFCHSRNVLHRDLKPQNLLINRNGELKLADFGLARAFGIPVRCYSAEVVTLWYRPPDVLFGAKLYSTSIDMWSAGCIFAELANAGRPLFPGNDVDDQLKRIFRLLGTPTEEQWQTMTKLPDYKPYPMYPATTSLVNVVPKLSSTGRDLLQNLLKCNPVQRISAEEALQHPYFADFCPP